From Camelina sativa cultivar DH55 chromosome 5, Cs, whole genome shotgun sequence:
CCTGAGAAACAAAGTAATCCAATGCAATACTCTGCCCGAGCACACTCCCAATTATACGGATGCTATTAGTATCCAACGTTCTGAGAACGATGTAGTCAGGGCCACCTTTCATTTCCTCAGTCAACAAAGGCTTCTCCTTCACAGCATAATCTAACACAACAAAGTCAACAAAATATCAGTTTAGCAAAACTTGACAATTAATGAAGCAAAGCTATGGTTTTAAGTACTctgaaaaaaactcaaaagaagtAGTAAGTAAGACAGGAACACTGACCATCTTTTCTCATAGTTGTAAGCAATCCAGAAGAATGTCTACGAACAATGTCAAGATAACGCTCAACGTCGTTGTcatcaatattaaaaagaatagcAGAACCGTATTGAAAGACAATCATGAACCGGCAGTTGCTTACACTCTCCCTCTCATCCAGAGTCTGTGAAAGAAGGTAAACACAAGATCAACATTGAGTTTCTCTTTTGGGGTTTCTAAACCAATACAAGGTAACCACAGGAATGCTGCATTCTACTGAATTTgtcaaaaacttaaaatagtatTGATTTGAGGACCACAGAGCTAACACAGTTGTTTCTGAATAAATCTTACATGGATACcagaagaaaaatcagaaaatttgaGGGCAATAGAATTGGTAGAACGTGAGGTAGGAGGAACAACATTGCATAAGTTGTCAGCTTGCATTCCCTTCAAATCAATActgccacacacacacacacacacaaaacataaaaacttgAACTTTCAAAACCATCaagattcaaaaatcaaaactttaacaaGTCCCAATAGTTATTACACTCCAACAATGCAATATAGggccaaaaaaaacatacctaGTACTGAGAAAATAAGCTTTGATAGGGATCTTcccttgttcatcctcttcctctgttccaAATTCATAGTTTTGGTACCCATCATTTGACGCAGAATCAGAGTCGTTGTTGTAAATCGAAACCGGAGACGGGAACGATGAGAAGCAACGGAAACGAGAAGGTGCTACTCCAAATGCAAGGTGTTTCGATTTCGATACACATGGAGAAGAAGTGTCTAGTAGTGCTAGTCTCTTTGAAGAATTGTGAATTTGATTACGAAGGAACAGAGCAGCTACTGCTCTCCATCTACCCAttcaaaaatcaatcaaaaaaatgaaacttttttttctttctcgtctACCCCAGAAAAAACCACTCGACtttgttgttaattttgatttcaatttatattggAGATTTTGTCTTCTGATTTCCAAAGATTTACGAAGTAGCCTCGGGTTCTCGCCGCCGGTGACCACAGTTCCACAATTTAAAACGACAGTGTTTTAGTAAAATTGAAACGATGTcgtttgtaattttctatttaaaatatttaaaccctTTAATTATATTCACATTAAACTCAAAACGACAGCGTTTAAGAAAGGGGATCATAACGACGGCGTTTTGCATTGTTTCGTCTCTTTTAACTGAGGACGAAAAAGATTCGCTTCTCCGGCGAGCAAttcaactctttcttcttctcggtAATGGCGATGTCTTCTGGGACTCTGAGGTTCTCAGCTACCTTAGTATCtccttatcatcatcaccatcctaATCGCCTCTcattaccttcttcttcttccaaggTCCGTTTTTACTTATAATTCCTACTCtataattttctctttctccGCAATTTGGGATCTGGGGTTTGATTCAAAATTCGCGACCCAATGTTCATGTTTCGTGTAATTTGTCATTAGAAATTAGATTAGGAGCTTCGATCTTTCGCTTCTATGCTTGTGTGGGTTTAGGAAGAATCTGAAATGCGTCTTTTATAGCTGAACAAATTCACAATGTCTCTCTAGCTCTAGATTTGCTTGTTCGTCGCTCGCTGCTATTTTACGAGCTCTATAAAGTTCATCATCCtagttttttggatttttacttTGGCACTTGTAAGTAAATTGCTAGTGAAGGCCATTGGTACTTTGGTGATAGGTTTCTTTAGCTTGTAGCTCATATTAAGTCCTTTTAAACATGGCTGTGGTGCCTTGGATTACTAAGACTGTACTGGTCTACGACTGTTCGATATATGCAGATGTTTTGTGGTGCTGTGTCCTGAAGTTTTGCTACTTTGTTACAAAACTATTTCATTAAGTTTATAGATGAGCTTGATGTTATAGTTGCTTCTTAACCTATAGATGTAGGACGATAATAACTGAGTTTTCAATATGCATCTAGTCTGAAATTTACAGTCTCTCTTTGCTGGTTTATGGATGTAACTTTTGCAGGTTGATTCCACGGGTTTCATAAGCATTGGGGCAGCGAACAGTTTTGAAACTCAGAAATTTCCCGGAGTGGCGATCAGCCGTGAAAACGCACGTGGTCATGTTAAGGTGTTTGCAAGGAACACGGGAGATTATGAACTAGGACCAAGCCCAGCTGAGCAAGAGATAGAGAGCTTTCTCTTGAATGCCATCAACATGAGTTTCTTTGACCGATTAAACATAGCTTGGAAAGTAATATTCCCATCGCGAGCTTCGAGAAGAAGCTCCAACGCAAGAATCGCAAAGCAGCGGCTCAAGATGATTCTCTTCTCAGACAGGTGTGATGTTAGTGATGAAGCTAAAAGGAAAATTGTTAACAACATTATCCACGCACTGTCGGATTTCGTAGAGATTGAATCAGAGGATAAAGTTCAGCTGAATGTATCCACGGACGGTGACCTCGGGACCGTTTACTCAGTCACGGTGCCTGTTAGGAGGGTGAAACCAGAGTACCAAGACGTCGACGAGGCTGGAACTATTACCAACGTGGATTACAAAGACACTCGTGATGGTTCTGTTGATGTCaggtttgatttttatgttcCGGAGTGATTAAAAgaaggctctctctctctctcggtcttAGAGTTGTTATTTATCGGATAGTGTCTTTGTCTGTTTTTGTGTTGGCTGTTCTTGAAGTTTAGTTTTGAGGAGGGAACAAAAGACAGTTTCGTGACACTCcccatgtatatatatgcagcTTCTTTCTTATAAGTGTTATATTCTCAttttagttttcacaaattCTGTCAACTTATAACAGATTCAATCAGTATAGTTAATTTAACCACTGACTGGTTACCATAAATTCAAACAATGTATGGTTTAGTGGTGTCCATTGCAAAAGTTAAATTGGACTATGAACTAGGAGTGTTCAGTTTGGATATTGATCAGTAGATTCTAAGATATTGATTGACAAATGAATGTCCTAAACCATTCATACATCTTTCTCCACACCTTTCTGTTCCTCAATTATATTTTTCAGCCCATTTTTGACGACAGATAACAGCTCCTTGATCCGTGATAAAGGTGCTTTAACGTCGAATCCGTGCTCTTCTAGCATTTCCGATGCCTCTTTGTAGCCATCTAGTTTGCTTCTTGGAGTGTCCTCCCCAATATCATCTACTATCTTTGTTAACTCGATAAAAGTCATAGTCAGACTTAATGCAACCCATTCACGAAAAATTCCAAGCGAGTAAAACAATGGACGGAAGTGAGGACGTTGTGGTATTCTATTGTAGAACTCACTCAACTCATACTCTTTCCAGTAATCTAACGTCTTGGTAAAAGGTAAAACAATGTCCTCACCTGATCCTGGAGGAGGCACATCAACAATGAGAATTGCTTTAATAGTGTATCTACGTGTACCGGTGGTAATAGTTATTAGTCGTAAAGATGCAAGCCTcttatgattaaaaatttagCTGAAGGGAAACAAAAGTTCCTGATTGACAACTAATTAATATGTACAATTCtctaatactccctctgtttcatattaagtgtca
This genomic window contains:
- the LOC104787997 gene encoding uncharacterized protein LOC104787997 — encoded protein: MGRWRAVAALFLRNQIHNSSKRLALLDTSSPCVSKSKHLAFGVAPSRFRCFSSFPSPVSIYNNDSDSASNDGYQNYEFGTEEEDEQGKIPIKAYFLSTSIDLKGMQADNLCNVVPPTSRSTNSIALKFSDFSSGIHTLDERESVSNCRFMIVFQYGSAILFNIDDNDVERYLDIVRRHSSGLLTTMRKDDYAVKEKPLLTEEMKGGPDYIVLRTLDTNSIRIIGSVLGQSIALDYFVSQVDKLVEEFADINRAMEKTGTFTMTRKKLFQLVGKANSNLADVILKVGLFERSEIAWREARYAQIYEYLREDYEVTQRFGDLDYKLKFIEHNIHFLHLVMQNRRSDLLEWCIIVLLVIENAIGIYEIVRESGVAL
- the LOC104787998 gene encoding cell division topological specificity factor homolog, chloroplastic-like; the encoded protein is MAMSSGTLRFSATLVSPYHHHHPNRLSLPSSSSKVDSTGFISIGAANSFETQKFPGVAISRENARGHVKVFARNTGDYELGPSPAEQEIESFLLNAINMSFFDRLNIAWKVIFPSRASRRSSNARIAKQRLKMILFSDRCDVSDEAKRKIVNNIIHALSDFVEIESEDKVQLNVSTDGDLGTVYSVTVPVRRVKPEYQDVDEAGTITNVDYKDTRDGSVDVRFDFYVPE
- the LOC104789726 gene encoding DUF724 domain-containing protein 4-like; its protein translation is MTLILYTIKAILIVDVPPPGSGEDIVLPFTKTLDYWKEYELSEFYNRIPQRPHFRPLFYSLGIFREWVALSLTMTFIELTKIVDDIGEDTPRSKLDGYKEASEMLEEHGFDVKAPLSRIKELLSVVKNGLKNIIEEQKGVEKDV